CAGCTCTATGGTGGTTtgtcctctctccatctctgtgttcctgtcttctccctgttccTTCCTCTGGATGTTGATTTCATCGTTCTGCCCTTCCCCCTACCCCTTTGTTTCTCTCTGTGATTCTCTTCAGTCCCTTATTCTTCTGTGTCAATTCACATCCCTGATTCTTACTTCTCATCTTCCTACCAGTCTCTGACTCTCAGTTCCTGTCAGCCCCTGCCTCTGTGTTTCGCACTGAGACCGTTTGTCCTTTGTCTTTCTGCCTCCAACTCAACATATTGTCTGCTTCTTCTGTCAATGAATCTTTCTATTGACTGCCTCTCCTCCACCTTCTGTCCTTCTGCTTCTCAGCTCCCCTGACTAATCCCCCTTGTctctatttcctctctctctcctctggctCTGCTAATCTATCAGCCACTAttacctctgtctctctctcgaGTCTGGTGGTTCCTCCTAGTCATTCACTCACACGCTTCCACTGTCTAGACCGTCTATACCTGTCACCTTTGGagtcccttcctgtcagcctctatttctatttttcttgtccTCCATGTTTATGACCATTTAGCCAATTCTAGATGATTTTTGTTCTTCTCAGCGTTGATAGCAGATTTTCCTGATATTTCTGCCCAGGATTCTGTCTTGCCCTCCATCTTTCTTCATCTATGTCTCTTCTATGCAACAAATCTTTCTTTCTATCTGTCCTTCAACCTATATGTCTGCATCTCTCATTCCTTTTGTCTTTCTCTagctcagctttttttttaattttatctttttttattttcaatttttgttgggaggaggtttatttatttattttttacttaatggagatactggggattgaacccaggacctcatgcatgctaggcatgcactctaccactgaactataccctcctccccctctAGCTCAGCTTTTTGACAGGATTTTTTGCTTTCATCTTCCTGTCTTTTGCTTTTGCTCAGGTATCTTTTCTGCGGATGATTAAAGGTTACTGATTTCTGTCCATTGTTTAATAGAATAGCAGCCTTAATCTGTTTACACTTCCCATAATCTGGAAGTTCTGCCTGAAGAAGGAAGGGGTCTTGtgtgacacacacacaacacacacacacacacacacacacacacacacacacacacacaaacaatagaagcagcagaggagaaaggggaactTGCAACAAATCCCAGAAGAGAGTCAAATATTCCTTAATTCCTCTGCAGCCaagtggaagccttccttcatctgcTTCTGCCTCTACCTTCATTCTTCCATTAATGTCTGGGTCTGGGAAGACCCTACTCCAGGCACCCAGATTGGGTGGTTGAGTTCCTGCTATGGCTCTGGACTTCATTACAGTTCTGAGAAAACAGACCTAGCCCTGTGCTCATTCCTCTAAGAatctgtatttcctttgaaaacatcaGAAGACACTAAAAACATTTAAAGGGAAGATGTTGCACACAGTAGGACTAGGGTTAAGTACAAACAGAATAGTATGGCTTTGAGAACCAAAAATATCACCAGCAATTGTTGTGGTCCGATTTCCTCTGTCTCTTGGCAACTGTTATGTCCATCCCTACTAGCTATACATAGAACCTGCTGTGCCCTCCGCCAACTGCCAAAATTTGGTTATAGGTGAGGTCGCTCTTCCCTCTGGTCCCACCCCTTCCTTACCAGAGCTCTTTGATCCTAGTGACTTCATCTTTCCTCATCTGTTCCTGTGCTAAAGCAAAGAGTTTCTGTTCCAACTGGCAGTTTCATCAGCTTCCTGCCTCCTACCACCCTTTATTGGTAGCACAGGCTTTAACCTCTTAAGTTAGTGTGCTGGAAAGGGCGGTCATCTGGTGATGGGATTCTGTTAACAATAGCCCAAGTTCCCAACCATCCATGAATATTAGTTCTTCTCAGATCCTAGGAATGGGGGAGGGATTGAGTTACCTGGAAGAGGAACTGAGATAACTGAAGATCTGGCCCAGTTCTTACCCCTGGGAGACTGTGCACTGAAGACAACCATCTCCTTGTCCTGGTCCTACCTCCCACAGGGCTGGCAGAAGAGGAGCCTGAGGCTCCTCTTCAGTCTCTCAGGCTGAGAGTGGAATCAACCCTGGTGACAGGCTCACCATCACAACATGTCCTGGTGCCCCTGGTTTCCTTGTGTCCAGGGATGGGTGGGTGGGGCCGAGATCGCAGGACATCACTGACTAGGATGCGGACACCCAGTGTGATGCTCATGGCACCCACAGTCACCAGTCCAGTTCCACCAAGGATGACCAGAGCAAGAGGCACCTGATGGTGTTGCCGGATTAGCCACAGACTCATCCACCCCAGTGGTACCAGGCGGAAGACAGCTAGGGTAGCCAGAGTGGCCCAGCTAGTCACGCTGAAGGCCAGGGATGGGGCCTGGTGAGAAAGCAGCAGCAGCTTTCGTAGGTGCAGGCAGGTGGAGTTCAGCTCCAGGAGCAAAGACACCACAGAGAAGCCCACGTAGTGGCCAGACAGAATGGCAGTGCTGAGGCAGCTCACTACCTGGAGAGccgaggtcagaggtcagaggaCCTTCCATGACTTACCTTCCATCATGTCCCAATATCTCAGTCCTTGACAGGGGCTCCTAAGGATTTtgtggccccccccccccccaaacccaACCTTCAGGCTTACCCTTAATAGTAGGGGCCTGAATGACCTTGAAACAATCCTTCCATAGAACTGAAACTGCTTTGGCCAGGAGGCTTTCTGCCCTGGAGCTGCAGCAACTGTGTGGAACCCCCTCGAACTTCTATTCCTGTGTTTTCACTCCCCATCCCCAGTCTCTATACTGGGGTTCCACCTCTCAGAAAAGCTCCATAGTCAACATTTCTGCAATCGGTTGGACAACTGTGGGAATCCAATCTCTTTAGGCAGTGTTCAGACTCCCAGCTGTGGCCAGCAGTCAGTCCTCTCCCCCCAAATTCAGCCCAAGGTTGGGAAGACAATGCACCAGCTAGGGTCAGAAACTCTCTGGGAAGTCATAGGACAGAAAGCTGATGAGAGATTGGGGACCCCAGGCTGGGGATGCCTCCTTTCATGTCTTGCCTCTCCCCAAGTCTCACCACCAAATGGTGACAGAGAAGTTCCCAGGCCTGACCCAATGTCTGGTTCCACAGCATGTCTGCTCCATCAGCCAGGAAATAACCTGTGGGCAAGGAGGGGAGGGTGGTGTTAGACTTTGCCCAAACCAGTTTACAGTCTGGAGAGGAATCTCCATCTCCTTTCCTTAGCTCTCTAGTTTCCTTCGGCAAGGCTGTCAGAAACATTTAACCCCTGCAGGGACCGGAAGGGGAAGGAGACCTGGAATTACCGTTGGAAGGTTACCCCTCACCCCAAATCGGTCCAGCCTTCCCTTCAGACTCACCCACAGATACAGCCACCAGCGCCAGGGCCCAGGGTGGGTGGCCATGAATCGGGTCCGCGGCCATCTGAGGGTACAGTGACAGCCTGGAGGAGACGAGGGAGCCACAGTCAGCGTCTGAGCAGACCCGGATTCCGTTCTTCCGCTGTGGACTGATCCACACCGCCCACCTATGAACATCCCCACCCTAGTCTCAAGACTCTTAAGATCTCATATTGATTGTAAAGGTGCCCGCCGGGTGTTCTAATCTCAGCCTTCCACTCCACTCCCTCATCCTCACCATGGTGCCCCCAAACCTTTATCTAAATCCCGCACCCGAGCAGCGCCCCGGCCCCCGTCAGCAGGCTGTGCACCAGGGAGACACAGATGTTCCGCCACTTCCAACGGTCCTGGGCAGCAGATCCCGGCGTGGGCAGCAACTGTAACCCCCAGTGCAGCCCCCGGAAGGCGGCGAAGGAGGCACCGGTCACGAGGAGCCCGGAGGGCTCCATGTCCTGGCGGGAGGGCTAGGTCCTGATGGGTCCCTGGGGCCCCTGAGCTCTCAGCCAACGCCCCCTGCGGGGACTGTGAACCGGCTTCCGGCCAAGGCTGGGTCCCTGGGCTCTCCCGCCCGCCCCGCCTTTGGAATCGGCTTTAACTTTTCCAGGGCTCGTCCACGCCCCCAGCCCTCGGCTGGGCGGTGATTGGAGCAGCGGTGGGGCCACCGCCCCTGGAGCCACAGCAACCGATCGCGACCCGCCCTAGCGGGCGATGGCGGGTAGAGGGCTCCCGGGGATCAAGACTGCAGCGGAGCTCATGGGGGCTTTCTGGGATGTCGATAGGGGTCTTCCCCAACCTCTTGTGTCCCGAACTTCTCGCAAATCCAGAAATGGGTCGCAAATCTCAGCTGACACTCCCAGAGTCCCAGCCCCATTAACTTTCACCGCCTCTGCCTGCTCTAACCTCTCACCTGCTGGTCCTCCTACCCACCCTATCTACCCACGCAGCCCTGAACTTAAGAGGCCAGAGCAAACCCACTCCCAATTGCTTAAACCTCCCGGCCGCTCTGCTCCGCACCCCACCCTCGTCTCAGGAGGAGGAGCACCTCGCTTCCTTGGAGCTACCGCTTCCCGAAGTTTCCAGACCTTTAACACATCCTGGCAACCCTATAACTCCAGGAGTCCTGTCCTTTCACTTAGTAACTCTCATAGGGAACAACAGCTCCCATTTTGGAGAAGAGATCCACTGGGAATTCCTCCCCTAACCTCTTTCGGGGGCCCTACAGAGAAGCCTTATTATTAGGAAGGGGAGGCAAAAGGGAACCATTCAGTCCTATAGTCTTGAAAAGCACCTCTCCCCCAGGGCTTGGTATCTGTGTGTGGGGATGAGACTATTTCTACCAATCTGGGAGGCAAGGAAGGTCACACAGGGTCACCTCAAGATTGGGgcagaagcaaagagaaaaacaaagactcaTCTTGCTTTCAGCAACAGCACTGTTAGGATTCTAGAATCTTTCATCCTTGGAGGAGGAAGATTTTCTTCTCCCGAAGAGTAACAGgttttcagtgttttccttctgtctttctccaCTCCACACCTCTTTAGAGGTCACCAATTCAGAGAGGAGCTGTTGCCTGTACAGGAGAGGGTGAATTCCAGCTACTCCCAAAGAATGAAATTCATAAACCAATACATCTCTTTCAAACATCTCACAACCCCCTTCCTCCACCAAAACCCCAGTAAGTCCATGGGGCTGGCGGTATCCCTGCATTCTtccacatcttttaaaaataacactgattctcttaaattttatttattatatgaaAGCCATACACAATTACTGTAGAAAATTTGGCAATTACAGAGAAACCAAAGAGGAAAATTACAATGACTTTATTCCACCCTCCAAAGATAACCACTGTTATTAACAATTTGGAGTACGtcctcagttttttctttaaactgctTTATGTATACAAGTATacatccatattttaaaaaaaccaaaactgagaTTACAGAATACACACCATTTTTATAACCTTTTTAATATTCAAAGAGCATTTTTCTTTCCAGTCAAATGTTCTTCTATGTGACTTTAAATGGCTGTGCAGTACTCTACCATCTGGATGGATATACAATAACTTACTTAAGCAATCCCCTCTTGCAAATTTTCATTGCAGCAGCAAAGAAATGAATTCCCAACCAGATAGTTGCTTCCTATTTTTCTCAACTGCAATGCTGGGATGAACATCTTATaactaatctttattttcttaggataaattcccaAATGTAGAATGACTAGGTCAAAGGCCATGGAACTTTTAAGATGTTTGATACATATTACCAAACTGACATCAGTAAGGCTGTATCAGTTTGTATCCCCATATGCAATATATGGGAGTGTTATTTTAGTACTCCTTTTGCCAATAACTGGGTCTTATTTTTTGTTATAGTTTGCTACCAGAAAAATGCTTTCAGCTATATTTGCCTCTGTAATTACTAATGAAGCATACATTTTTCCCCCAGGGTTTTAtccatttgaatttcttttctgaattttctgtgtATGTCCTTTCACAGCTGGTTCTTGCTCCTGGAGGGTACTTATATAAAAATTACAGGGTGGGGGAGAGGTGGAAGCAGGAGAATGAAGCCAAGGACACTTTAATACAGTCTCACATCTCAGGGAGGCAGAAAGACTGGAGACAAATGGAGAATGAAGTAGATGGCTGGAAGCTTGTCCTCGATGGAGGCTGGCTGTCCTGGGATGGTCCTGGCCTTTATGAGCCCTCTCTCAGGATGCCCAGACAGGACCCTGTGTTCTCCAGAACTGGTCCTTCACTGGTCTTCTGCCTGCCTCTGTGTTCCCAGGCTGCTCTTCCTCATTTCTGCTCCATGATGGGTGAGGATGGCAGAGCCACATACCAAAGGCTGGATGGATACACTGTAGCCAGCAAAGcgaggaggggaagaaaggagggaagcaATGTCCGGGGACAGAGTGATCTTTGTTGCAGCCGACGAGTAGACTCAGTCTACCCACCTCCCTCTACCGCAGTCCCACTCACATCCAGCTTAGGCTGCAGAAGGGTGGATTCAATGATCTACTCCCTCCTAAATCTGTTTCTCATAAATGGAGAATAGGACCCAGCTCCCTGTACAACTCCTGTCCCCAAACAGAACAAACAGCTCCCTATAACCCCTGAACTCGGTCGCCTTCAGGAAGGGAGCCTTGGCCAAGGCTAAACCACATCAGAGCCTGAGCCTGAGAAGGAGATTAGATCAGGAGCCGTGGGTGGCAAGTTTACAATGCCTGATTCCCCCAAATGGGTCACATCCTATTACCCATCTTCCCCTGGCTGCTGGAGGGGAGAATTTCCTGCCTGCACAGGCTTGAGCTGAGTCTCACACACTATCCAAGAAAGTGAAGTGAAGGAAGAGAGCAGAGGCAGCTGGAACCCCATCAGGGGCTGCAGTTCTGCTTTGGGAGGCAGGGGAAGCCTGGGCCACCTTCACATGGTAGGCAGTCAATGCAGAGAATGAGCTCCCACCAACATCTTGCATTGGTCTAGCCCTAGCCCCTCCCTCAACTCCCTCCACACCCTACCCCCCTGCTCCTGGGGATCTATACAGGGATGGGGGAAGGGCAATAGCTTAAGACGTGAAAAGCTGTTTTGTTCCCACCCACAGGGAGAGTAGAGTCCAGGCTCTGAGTCTGCACAAGGGCTTCTGATTTCCTCATGCATGCTCAACTGTGTGATTTCCCCCTCACAGGTGGAGAAGCTGAGACAGGAGGTCTAAGGGTCTCCCACAGACGTGAGTATCCCTGAATCTAGAGTCTGGGCCAGACCAAGGAAACATGGAAAAAGtaagagcaggggcaggggaccACTCAGATGGGTGTCTCAGTATGACCTTTGCCCTGAAGAGGAAACTTCCTTTGGGATTTCACCCGGAAAGACCTGTAGAAAAAAATGGGGGacgaggaaggaaggagggtcaaGAAAGACATCTGGTAAAGGGGTAGACAGGGTTTTCTTGGCTCCACTTTCTCCCACTGTCACACAAAGACCAACTAACCCTGGGCAGTCAGAGCCATCTATTCCCCAGTTCAGCCAGAGTCTCTAATCTGAAATTTTCTCTCTTGCTGGGTCAATCTGGGTGAAGGTTCTCCAACTGAATAGGGTTCCCTTTCCCAAAAGGTATCATCACTCTCGCTGTTCAGACCTTCCCAGCCCGAGTTCTGTCACCTTCCAGGTGAGGGGGAAAGcagctccttctcctcttcctcctcctcctcgaaGCCAGGGGCAGAGGGCAACAGTTCTTCAACTGGCAGCTTTAGCTGGGTCAGGACATAAAGCTTGCCACTGAAGAACTACTGCGGCTCAGCCAGGTGAGGATGTGGGAGGTACAGCTTcctaaagggaaaggaaagaaaaatgggaaagatCTGAGCAGGGCCATGTCACAGGGACACTGCCCCAGTGGCATCAAAGTCCAGTCCCGGCAGATGTTCAACCTTCTAATAAGGGTTCTTGGCTCTGACCTGGCCCTTCAGTAGAGACAAGAGATAGCTCTAAACCTACTTCCTTGCTCCTCTTTCCAGAACTGAAGGCTATAGAAACCCAGATCTGCTCTCactccctcctctggccccagctACTCACAGAGGCCCCCAGCCTCCTCAGCACTGAGAGAGGGCAGGACCTGGGACCCTGGACACACCCCACCAGTCATCCAGGTATTAGGTAAGAAGTTGTACCTCTGGTCCAGAACTGTAAGTTCGGGGATCAGCCCAACTGACTTGTTCCCAGGGAGTTCAGCTGGTAGGGTTTTGGGGGCCTACATCTGGGGAAGAGTAAGGAAGGGAGGAGGTCTAGAGTTTGGAAGAAGGTCAGCAGAGGCTCCTGGGACTGTGAGGAGAAGACAGgggaccagaggctggaggagagggaggtacAGGCAGGGTGGTTGGGCAGCTTCCCCAGGACTCTCAAATGCCAGGCATTCCGCTTGCGCATTCCGGGTACATCTGGTATGAATTCCAGGCTGTCTGCCGGCCCCTCCATGTCTGAACTTTGTTCCAAGTTCCAAGCCCCGCCCCCACAGTTCCAACGCATGAATCAGCAGGAAAAGCCGGGCCCTGCAGCAtggcccagggagggggctgggggcgtGGCAGGCTTGAGGGCTGTgagctggggagggtgggtctgtGCTGACGCTCAGTCCAAGGGCATGGCCCACGAGAGTGTAAGGGGCCAAAGTGGTCTTGCTTTGAAATTTCTATACAAAGAGGGTAAGAAAGATTAGGGTGGGAGGTTTTCAAATTACAAAACCCTCTTGGGAAGCATGAACTTTGTGGTATCTTCCTTCTCCTAGGTGACCAGTCCAACTCCTTCCCACTCCTCTGTCTGAGCAGGCTCTTTTCAACTCAAAGGACTCAGCTGCTGCTGAGAGTCTGTGCCAAGCAGGTGCCCTTGGCTGCAGGGCGGGGTGGGCCCAGGGCACTGACCCTCTGACCAGCTGCTCCATCAACCCCTTGGCACCCTGACAACTCCTAGCTCAGTCTGACAGCCAGGATGACAGGCCAAATGAGTTGGAGGCTGGAACTAGGGCCGGAGGGAGGTGGGGGCGATAGCCTAGCCAGAGGCCACGGGGAGGGGCCAAGAGTTGGccgggaggtggggagagagggagcccAATGATGACTAACCCAGGCGCCCCACCCAGCCAGCCGGCTTCCCAGGCGGtcagggccaggcctgggctAGGGGCCCCACAACCGGACAGGCTGGGGGGAGGTGCAGAGGTGACCTTCTCTCGGCCCAAAACGACCAGttaggctggggagggggggcggTTAGAGTTTCCAGGCTCTCCTCCTGCCCGCTCCCACACCAACCGCGGTGAAACCCTAACCTTTGGGTTGCATAAGGCGCCGGCACCACCGCCCCctactcctctccccttcccccttacATAAcatcccctggagggaaggagaggagggaccGGCCCGCCCAGAGACCCCTTCCCTGCCAGGGCGCTCTACTGGCCCTGACCCAATGAGTGCCGGTAGAGGCAAAGCAcctccccgctccccaccccatccAAATCCTCCCCAAGCCGTGAGGCCGGCTCCGGTATCCTCGGCCCAGAGGGCGCCGAGGTTAGCTGCCTCCAGCCCTCCGGCCCCTCGTCTTCCTCCCAGCTACTCTGCAAAACCTTCTGCTATGACTACTATCCCGGACTCTTTCTTTAAATCTCCTGACACACTACTCCAGCCAGTCCAGACCCCTCTCCCCCGGAGCGCCCCAGCCCCCGccgccccctctcccctcccccggaAGGGCAGGGTGTGGCCGTCAAGACCTTACTCTCCCCCATTACCCCATTAGCACAGTTCCCTCCTGTGCAGTCGGGACCCCAGCTCACACCCACCTGGTGCTGGGTGGGGGGTTGTTGAAGGTAGGGGAGCAAATCAGTGCGTCCGTCCCCCACGGCCGGCGGCGCTGTCTCTTCCCAGCGCCCAGCACACACCGGCTCCAGTCTCCGATCAGCTGGCGGCGTCGTGACGCACAAGCTGCGATTGCACCGCCCAGGGCCAATCACCGCCCACTGCTGGGCAGCGTGACCACACCCACTCGGGGGCGCCAGCGCTTCGCCCTGGTCCCGCCTCCCCGACCGCCTTAGCTCTGATTGGCAAGGAGACCACCCCTTTGCCTAGCGGAATTGTGCTAAGCCACGCCCACCAACTTGTGATCTGGCCAATAGGTGAAAAGGCGTGGCACAGTCCTCCGCCTAGGCTACTTGCTTAGAAGAGCGCTACGTCAAAGCCGAGTCCTAAAAAGCAGTAGGAAGTAAAGGCGTGTGTGTTTGCAGTGCATACTGGTCAATGTAGTTCCCGGTCTGAAATCTCGCTCCCAGAATCCAGCGCGCTCTGTGAGTTGGCATTTTTAAACGGTTCTCCGAATCCATCCTGGCGAAGTCCTTAAAGGGCTACAGCCCCTCCTTTCTGGAGCCGTGAGTGGTTCTTTTCGACAACTCCAAAACGGATTCGCTGACCTCTGCAGCAGGAGATAGCTCTCTAAGGAAAGGTTGAGCAGG
This is a stretch of genomic DNA from Camelus bactrianus isolate YW-2024 breed Bactrian camel chromosome 16, ASM4877302v1, whole genome shotgun sequence. It encodes these proteins:
- the TLCD2 gene encoding TLC domain-containing protein 2, whose product is MEPSGLLVTGASFAAFRGLHWGLQLLPTPGSAAQDRWKWRNICVSLVHSLLTGAGALLGLSLYPQMAADPIHGHPPWALALVAVSVGYFLADGADMLWNQTLGQAWELLCHHLVVVSCLSTAILSGHYVGFSVVSLLLELNSTCLHLRKLLLLSHQAPSLAFSVTSWATLATLAVFRLVPLGWMSLWLIRQHHQVPLALVILGGTGLVTVGAMSITLGVRILVSDVLRSRPHPPIPGHKETRGTRTCCDGEPVTRVDSTLSLRD